CGGCGACCGCCCGTTCGTCTGGCTCGACGACGAGCTCACCGACGCGGACCGGCGCTGGCTCGCCGGCCACCATCCGGCCCCGGCCCTGCCGCACCGCGTCGATCCGTCGACCGGCCTCACCGAGGCCGACTTCGCGAGCGTCGCCGACTGGCTGCGCGGGCTGCGGTAACCGTGCGCGGAGGTTCCGCTGCCGGCCAGGGGCTCGTCCCGGGCCCGCTGACCGGCAGCGTGCGTGCGGTACGGTCAATCGGTCCAGATCCCGCCGTCGAGCAGCGCGACCGCACTGTCGTAGGCGTGGTCGGAGGTGTCGGCGACGGCGATCTGCACGGTCACCGCCTTGCCCGGCGTCACCGGGACGGCGCAGGTCAGCGGCACGGTGAGACCGTCCATGCTGGTCGAGTAACCGTTGGCGCCGCCGGCGTTGTCGACGTAGTAGGCGCTGTTCGTCTGCGCGTTGATGGTGTTGACCGATACCGGGGTGGTGGTGCCGGGCACGGTCGCGCAGTTCTTGCCGTCGACCCGCACCACCATGACGTCGTTGAACGAGCTTCCGACGAACTCCGGATACTCCTCATACTCCTCGCTGGCAAACACGTATCGGACGTGCAGCGTGGAGCCGGCCGGGGTGAGCGTGACGGTGTAGGCGGCGGCGTCGTGTGTCGGGTACCCGGCGAGCGCGGTGAGTTCGTCGTCGCCGGGTCCGCCGAGACCGGTGCTGGCGAAGACGCCGGGAGTACCCGTCGCGTCGGCGATCCGGCCGGTGCTGAGCACCCAGGCCTTCTTGCCGGGTGCGAAGCCGTCTACGTGCCCCCACTGGTCCGCGCCACCGCTCACGGCGTCCTCCACCTTCGTCACGCCGCCGCCGAGCAGCGAGTCCTGCGGCTCGGTGCCGGGCAGGTCCTGGCAGCCGGCGGGCAGATGCCACGGGGATCCGGGGTAGTCGAACTCGCCCTGCAGCGCGTCGAGGCTGATCTTCTCGCTGAACGACCACCCGTTGCTCAGCCAGGCCTTCGCGGTCAGGCTCAACCCGGTCACGAAGGCGGCGGACGCTCTCAGACAGGCATTGAAACGCGGGTCCTGCATCGGAAACCGCGGACCGAACTCGGCGTCGAGCGGTGTCAGCTCGCCGCTGATGCCGGCGATGACTCCCGCTCCGGAGGTTCCCACGCCCGGGCCGACGGCCAGCTCACCGCCGACCGCGAGTCCCACCGATCCGTTACTGGTCACGGTCGGGGTGAGCGGGGTGATCTCGGTGATCGGGCTGCCGGTGAACGACGGGCCGTTCTTGATCGTCATGGATCCCTTGACGCGCACACCGCTGGTGGCCTGATAGCCGAGGTTGGACACGGTCACCGCGCCATTCACACTGACCTGGGCGTTCGGGGTGAGAAGCACCGCGATCGGGACGGGTGAGACGGTCAGCTGCCGGCTGTACGACTTCAGGTCGATCCCGCAGTCCACCGCGCTCTCGACGTCGATGGTCGCCGCGCCGGTCAGCCGGACCGTCATCTCCATGTCCAGTGACGCCCCGGTGGGCACGTCGGCGCCGAGGAACCGGTATTTGTCGACCTTGGTGGCGAACCGGCCGCCCAGGGCGAGATCGGGCTGGAAGGCGACCGTCTGCTCCGCGCCGAGACCGGTGCAGCCGGCCGCGAGCACCTTGGCTTCCGGTGCGGCGGTGGCGGGCGCCGGCGCAGCGGTACCCGGCACGGCCGCGATATCGGCGACGGTGAGCTCGTAGTAGTCGAAGGCGTCGCTCAGCCCGCCGGCACGCAGATCGAGGGTTCGCCCGTCCGTGGACACCGCGGTGACGACGCCGAGAAAGCCGCCGGGCAGCGTGGCGGACATCGGCAGCACCAGGCCGGCACCGATCGGCGGCGTGACGGTCTGCGGCTGCAGCACGGCCCGCACCCCGCTACCGGTCGGCGCCGCCGAGACCAGGTCGGCCGGGGCCGCCAGCAGTGTGCCCGGGGCGGTCACGTATGTCGCCTGCCCTGACCCGGCGGGCGCGGCCGTGCCGGCGGTGAGCACCAGCGGACCCGTCCAACGGCCTTTGACGAGGGTGAAGAGCGAGTAGGTGTGACGCTGGCCCGCCTTCAGGCCCGTGACCGTGGCCGTGGTGCCCTTCACCGGCACGCCCGTACCGTGGTCACGCAGGCTGACCGGGTTCGAGCCAGGTGTGCGCCGTAACACGAATGTCGCACCGGGCGGCGCGTCCCACGCCAGGGTCAGCCCGGTCTGCGACACCGCGGTGGCGTGCAGTCGTCGCGCACCTCCGTCGGCGGCGAGCTTCACGGTCGCGTTCGATGTGGTGTTGGGCCGCAC
This genomic window from Catenuloplanes niger contains:
- a CDS encoding choice-of-anchor L domain-containing protein, encoding MKLAADGGARRLHATAVSQTGLTLAWDAPPGATFVLRRTPGSNPVSLRDHGTGVPVKGTTATVTGLKAGQRHTYSLFTLVKGRWTGPLVLTAGTAAPAGSGQATYVTAPGTLLAAPADLVSAAPTGSGVRAVLQPQTVTPPIGAGLVLPMSATLPGGFLGVVTAVSTDGRTLDLRAGGLSDAFDYYELTVADIAAVPGTAAPAPATAAPEAKVLAAGCTGLGAEQTVAFQPDLALGGRFATKVDKYRFLGADVPTGASLDMEMTVRLTGAATIDVESAVDCGIDLKSYSRQLTVSPVPIAVLLTPNAQVSVNGAVTVSNLGYQATSGVRVKGSMTIKNGPSFTGSPITEITPLTPTVTSNGSVGLAVGGELAVGPGVGTSGAGVIAGISGELTPLDAEFGPRFPMQDPRFNACLRASAAFVTGLSLTAKAWLSNGWSFSEKISLDALQGEFDYPGSPWHLPAGCQDLPGTEPQDSLLGGGVTKVEDAVSGGADQWGHVDGFAPGKKAWVLSTGRIADATGTPGVFASTGLGGPGDDELTALAGYPTHDAAAYTVTLTPAGSTLHVRYVFASEEYEEYPEFVGSSFNDVMVVRVDGKNCATVPGTTTPVSVNTINAQTNSAYYVDNAGGANGYSTSMDGLTVPLTCAVPVTPGKAVTVQIAVADTSDHAYDSAVALLDGGIWTD